A window of Streptomyces sp. SAI-127 contains these coding sequences:
- the ectB gene encoding diaminobutyrate--2-oxoglutarate transaminase, with translation MTITQPDLSVFETLESEVRSYCRGWPTVFDRAQGSRMYDEDGHAYLDFFAGAGSLNYGHNNPVLKRALIDYLERDGVTHGLDMSTTAKRAFLQTFQDLVLRPRDLPYKVMFPGPTGTNAVESALKLARKVKGREAIVSFTNAFHGMSLGSLAVTGNAFKRAGAGIPLVHGTPMPFDNYFDGTVEDFLWFERLLEDQGSGLNKPAAVIVETVQGEGGINVARREWLQALAALCERQDMLLIVDDIQMGCGRTGAFFSFEEAGITPDIVTVSKSISGYGLPMSLCLFKPELDIWEPGEHNGTFRGNNPAFVTATATLEQYWADGSAMEKQTRKRGEQVEQGLISITEENLADVKEYRGRGLVWGMEFHDKERAGRVAHRAFELGLLIETSGPESEVVKLLPALTITPEELDEGLSILARSVRETV, from the coding sequence GTGACCATCACCCAGCCCGACCTCAGCGTCTTCGAGACCCTCGAGTCCGAGGTGCGCAGCTACTGCCGCGGCTGGCCCACCGTCTTCGACCGCGCGCAGGGCAGCCGCATGTACGACGAGGACGGCCACGCGTACCTGGACTTCTTCGCCGGCGCCGGTTCACTGAACTACGGCCACAACAACCCCGTGCTGAAACGGGCGTTGATCGACTACCTGGAGCGCGACGGCGTCACGCACGGGCTCGACATGTCGACCACCGCCAAGCGCGCCTTCCTCCAGACCTTCCAGGACCTCGTGCTGCGGCCGCGCGACCTGCCGTACAAGGTCATGTTCCCGGGGCCGACGGGGACCAACGCCGTGGAGTCGGCGCTCAAGCTCGCCCGGAAGGTCAAGGGCCGCGAGGCCATCGTGTCCTTCACCAACGCCTTCCACGGGATGTCGCTGGGCTCCCTGGCCGTCACCGGCAACGCCTTCAAGCGGGCCGGCGCCGGTATCCCGCTGGTGCACGGCACGCCGATGCCGTTCGACAACTACTTCGACGGCACCGTCGAGGACTTCCTGTGGTTCGAGCGGCTCCTGGAGGACCAGGGCTCGGGCCTGAACAAGCCGGCCGCCGTGATCGTCGAGACCGTGCAGGGCGAGGGCGGCATCAACGTCGCCCGGCGGGAGTGGCTGCAGGCGCTCGCCGCGCTGTGCGAGCGGCAGGACATGCTGCTCATCGTCGACGACATCCAGATGGGCTGCGGGCGTACCGGTGCCTTCTTCTCCTTCGAGGAGGCGGGCATCACGCCGGACATCGTCACCGTGTCCAAGTCCATCAGCGGCTACGGCCTTCCGATGTCGCTCTGCCTGTTCAAGCCGGAGCTGGACATCTGGGAGCCGGGCGAGCACAACGGCACCTTCCGCGGCAACAACCCCGCCTTCGTCACGGCCACCGCCACCCTGGAGCAGTACTGGGCGGACGGGTCCGCGATGGAGAAGCAGACCCGCAAGCGCGGCGAGCAGGTCGAGCAGGGGCTCATCTCCATCACCGAGGAGAACCTGGCCGACGTGAAGGAGTACCGCGGCCGCGGGCTCGTGTGGGGCATGGAGTTCCACGACAAGGAGCGCGCCGGGCGAGTGGCGCACCGCGCCTTCGAACTCGGGCTGCTCATCGAGACGTCGGGCCCCGAGAGCGAGGTCGTGAAGCTGCTTCCGGCACTCACGATCACCCCCGAGGAACTGGACGAGGGACTCAGCATCCTCGCCCGTTCCGTACGCGAGACCGTCTGA
- the ectA gene encoding diaminobutyrate acetyltransferase produces MTAAQADLQIDRPTVADGAALWRIARDSEVLDLNSSYSYLLWCRDFAATSAVARNDSGEPIGFVTGYVRPDRPGTLLVWQVAVDSAYRGRGLAAALLDGLTARLAAERGLTTVETTITPGNTASKRLFTAFAERRGAGLEREVLFDTSLFPDGPHDPEVLYRIGPLSPTPSA; encoded by the coding sequence ATGACTGCCGCACAAGCAGACCTGCAAATCGACCGGCCGACGGTCGCGGACGGAGCCGCACTGTGGCGGATCGCCCGTGACTCCGAGGTCCTCGACCTGAACTCGTCGTACAGCTATCTGCTGTGGTGCCGCGACTTCGCCGCCACGTCGGCCGTCGCACGGAACGACAGCGGGGAACCGATCGGCTTCGTCACCGGGTACGTCCGCCCGGACCGACCCGGCACCCTGCTCGTCTGGCAGGTGGCGGTGGACTCGGCGTACCGCGGCCGCGGACTCGCCGCCGCCCTGCTCGACGGACTGACCGCGCGGCTCGCCGCCGAGCGCGGGCTGACCACCGTCGAGACCACCATCACGCCGGGCAACACCGCCTCCAAGCGGCTGTTCACGGCGTTCGCCGAACGCCGTGGCGCCGGCCTGGAGCGCGAGGTGCTGTTCGACACCAGCCTGTTCCCCGACGGGCCGCACGACCCCGAGGTCCTCTACCGCATCGGGCCCCTCTCCCCCACTCCCTCCGCCTGA
- a CDS encoding aminotransferase class V-fold PLP-dependent enzyme — translation MTHPFLDLAPLGAAQFASIEDRVARLLRTEQDVVIMQGEALLPLEGAIRSTAGPDTTALNVITGPYGQTFGNWLRDCGATVIDLAVPFHTAVTAEQISAAFEEHPSIDFVSLVHAEAATGNTNPVAEIGEVVRRQGALFYLDAVASVGAEPVLPDAWGVDLCVIGAQKAMGGPAGVSAVSVSERAWARMAANPAAPRRSYLSLLDWKERWIDGGRKALLHAPAQLEMLALEACVERIEADGLDAVMGRHRAAAAATRAGARVLGAGLEPYVYEDREAAPVATTLRSPSGLVASELVARALASDPALPLAAGGGALAKEMIRVNHYGVDATRGAVRASLAALGAALREKGLAVDVEGALRAAEDAWR, via the coding sequence GTGACGCACCCCTTCCTGGATCTGGCGCCGCTCGGCGCGGCACAGTTCGCCTCGATCGAGGACCGCGTGGCGCGGCTGCTGCGGACCGAGCAGGACGTCGTGATCATGCAGGGCGAGGCGCTGCTGCCGCTGGAGGGGGCGATCCGCTCCACCGCCGGTCCGGATACGACCGCGCTGAACGTCATCACCGGTCCGTACGGGCAGACCTTCGGGAACTGGCTGAGGGACTGCGGTGCGACGGTGATCGACCTCGCGGTGCCGTTCCACACGGCGGTGACGGCCGAGCAGATCTCCGCGGCCTTCGAGGAGCACCCGTCGATCGACTTCGTGTCGCTGGTGCACGCGGAGGCGGCGACCGGCAACACCAATCCGGTCGCGGAGATCGGTGAGGTCGTACGGCGGCAGGGGGCGCTGTTCTATCTGGACGCGGTCGCCTCCGTGGGGGCGGAGCCGGTGCTGCCGGACGCGTGGGGCGTGGACCTGTGTGTGATCGGGGCACAGAAGGCGATGGGCGGGCCGGCCGGTGTGTCGGCGGTGTCGGTGAGCGAGCGGGCGTGGGCCCGGATGGCCGCGAATCCGGCGGCGCCGCGGCGGTCGTATCTCTCGCTGCTCGACTGGAAGGAGCGCTGGATCGACGGCGGCCGGAAGGCCCTGCTGCACGCTCCGGCACAGCTGGAGATGCTGGCGCTGGAGGCGTGCGTCGAGCGGATCGAGGCGGACGGACTGGATGCGGTGATGGGCCGGCACCGGGCCGCCGCCGCGGCGACCCGGGCGGGGGCGCGGGTGCTGGGCGCCGGTCTGGAGCCCTATGTGTACGAGGACCGCGAGGCCGCACCGGTCGCCACGACGCTGCGCTCCCCCTCCGGCCTGGTGGCGTCCGAACTCGTCGCCCGGGCGCTGGCCTCCGACCCCGCGCTGCCGCTGGCCGCGGGCGGGGGCGCGCTGGCCAAGGAGATGATCCGGGTCAACCACTACGGGGTGGACGCGACGCGGGGTGCCGTGCGGGCGAGCCTGGCGGCACTGGGCGCGGCGCTGCGGGAGAAGGGACTCGCGGTCGACGTGGAAGGCGCGCTGCGCGCCGCGGAGGACGCGTGGCGGTAG
- a CDS encoding transporter substrate-binding domain-containing protein codes for MNTLSGRRTRVLAATTATAGLLLVAACTSSDDGGSGSKTAAGGVELAKGGQLTTCTHLPYPPFQSEIDGKVQGFDVSLIDLVAKDLGVKQKVLDTPFENFKTGAFLNSGDCDLAAAGMTITEERKKNVDFSDPYFDATQALLVAKGSGISSLADAKAKKVKLGAQAQTTGEDYVKSQGFDPVSFESSDAVLNGLRSGQVKAVVIDYPVVQGWLKDKANADAFQVADNINTGEQYGFTVKKGNTKLLAAVNKALADAKADGTYKKLYEKWIGPYDESAASPSAS; via the coding sequence GTGAACACCCTCTCCGGGCGCCGGACCCGCGTCCTGGCCGCCACCACCGCGACGGCCGGGCTCCTGCTCGTCGCTGCCTGTACCTCCAGTGACGACGGCGGCAGCGGTTCGAAGACCGCCGCGGGCGGGGTCGAACTGGCCAAGGGCGGACAGCTCACCACCTGTACCCACCTGCCGTACCCGCCCTTCCAGTCGGAGATCGACGGCAAGGTCCAGGGCTTCGACGTCTCGCTCATCGACCTGGTCGCCAAGGACCTGGGCGTGAAGCAGAAGGTCCTCGACACCCCCTTCGAGAACTTCAAGACCGGCGCCTTCCTCAACTCGGGCGATTGCGACCTGGCCGCGGCCGGCATGACCATCACCGAGGAGCGCAAGAAGAACGTCGACTTCTCGGACCCCTACTTCGACGCCACCCAGGCACTCCTGGTCGCCAAGGGCAGCGGGATCTCCTCGCTCGCCGACGCCAAGGCGAAGAAGGTCAAGCTCGGCGCCCAGGCGCAGACCACCGGCGAGGACTACGTCAAGAGCCAGGGCTTCGACCCGGTCTCCTTCGAGTCCTCCGACGCCGTCCTCAACGGCCTGCGCTCCGGCCAGGTCAAGGCCGTCGTCATCGACTACCCCGTCGTCCAGGGCTGGCTCAAGGACAAGGCCAACGCCGACGCCTTCCAGGTCGCCGACAACATCAACACCGGTGAGCAGTACGGCTTCACGGTGAAGAAGGGCAACACCAAGCTGCTGGCCGCCGTCAACAAGGCGCTCGCGGACGCCAAGGCCGACGGCACGTACAAGAAGCTCTACGAGAAGTGGATCGGTCCGTACGACGAGTCGGCCGCGTCTCCCTCCGCCTCATGA
- a CDS encoding amino acid ABC transporter permease, translating to MTATDTQLQPRKKGLTRRQKRSLSRGVQYVVFVGVVIAFAVSADWGRLKNQFAQADIADQMFPDVITLALKNTVLYTLSGFVVGLVLGMVIALMRLSSVGPYRWFAGVYIEIFRGLPALLIFIFIGVAVPLAFPGTEIIGGTYGKVALALGLVAAAYMAETIRAGIQAVPKGQMEAARSLGFSPARAMASIIIPQAFRIILPPLTNELVLLFKDSSLVLFLGVTLEERELSKYGRDLASTTANSTPILVAGLCYLLVTIPLGFVVRRMEAKAQEAVK from the coding sequence ATGACCGCGACGGACACGCAACTCCAGCCTCGCAAAAAGGGCCTGACCCGACGTCAGAAGCGCAGCCTGTCCCGTGGCGTCCAGTACGTCGTCTTCGTCGGCGTCGTGATCGCCTTCGCGGTCTCGGCGGACTGGGGGCGGCTGAAGAACCAGTTCGCGCAGGCGGACATCGCCGACCAGATGTTCCCCGACGTCATCACCCTGGCGCTGAAGAACACCGTGCTCTACACGCTGTCCGGCTTCGTCGTCGGACTCGTCCTCGGCATGGTCATCGCGCTGATGCGGCTGTCCTCGGTGGGCCCGTACCGCTGGTTCGCCGGCGTCTACATCGAGATCTTCCGCGGTCTGCCCGCGCTGCTGATCTTCATCTTCATCGGCGTGGCCGTACCGCTCGCGTTTCCCGGTACGGAGATCATCGGCGGCACGTACGGCAAGGTCGCCCTCGCGCTCGGTCTGGTCGCGGCGGCGTACATGGCGGAGACGATCCGCGCGGGCATCCAGGCGGTGCCCAAGGGGCAGATGGAGGCGGCCCGTTCGCTGGGCTTCTCACCGGCCCGCGCGATGGCCTCGATCATCATCCCGCAGGCGTTCCGGATCATCCTCCCGCCGCTGACCAACGAGTTGGTGCTCCTGTTCAAGGACTCCTCCCTCGTGCTGTTCCTCGGCGTCACCCTGGAGGAGCGCGAACTGTCCAAGTACGGCCGCGACCTGGCCAGTACGACCGCCAACTCCACGCCGATCCTCGTCGCGGGGCTGTGCTATCTGCTGGTGACGATCCCGCTCGGGTTCGTGGTCCGCCGCATGGAGGCCAAGGCCCAGGAGGCCGTGAAATGA
- a CDS encoding amino acid ABC transporter ATP-binding protein — MTVETSRPEIEVRGLHKSFGTNEVLKGIDLEIGQGEVVCVIGPSGSGKSTLLRCVNLLEEPTKGQVFVGGTELTDPDVDIDAVRRRIGMVFQQFNLFPHLTVTENLTLPQRRVLRRDKAQAAQVAAENLERVGLSEKANAYPASLSGGQQQRVAIARSLSMGPEVMLFDEPTSALDPELVGDVLAVMRMLAREGMTMMVVTHEMTFAREVADRVVFMDDGTIVEDGTPAQVIGAPRHERTRHFLSRLLDPAMADVEEDGA, encoded by the coding sequence ATGACCGTTGAGACGAGCCGGCCGGAGATCGAAGTACGGGGCCTGCACAAGTCGTTCGGCACCAACGAGGTCCTCAAGGGCATCGACCTGGAGATCGGCCAGGGCGAGGTCGTCTGTGTGATCGGGCCCTCCGGCTCGGGCAAGTCGACGCTGCTGCGGTGCGTGAACCTCCTGGAGGAGCCCACGAAGGGCCAGGTCTTCGTCGGCGGCACCGAACTCACCGACCCCGACGTCGACATCGACGCCGTACGCCGCCGTATCGGCATGGTCTTCCAGCAGTTCAACCTGTTCCCCCACCTCACGGTGACCGAGAACCTCACACTGCCGCAGCGCAGGGTCCTGAGGCGGGACAAGGCACAGGCGGCCCAGGTGGCCGCCGAGAACCTGGAGCGCGTGGGCCTGTCGGAGAAGGCCAACGCCTACCCCGCCTCCCTCTCCGGCGGACAGCAGCAGCGGGTCGCGATCGCCCGCTCGCTGTCCATGGGCCCCGAGGTGATGCTCTTCGACGAGCCGACCTCGGCCCTGGACCCGGAGCTGGTGGGCGACGTCCTCGCGGTCATGCGGATGCTCGCCCGGGAGGGCATGACGATGATGGTCGTCACCCACGAGATGACCTTCGCCCGCGAGGTCGCCGACCGGGTCGTCTTCATGGACGACGGAACGATCGTCGAGGACGGCACCCCGGCCCAGGTGATCGGCGCCCCGCGCCACGAACGCACCCGCCACTTCCTCTCCCGGCTCCTCGACCCGGCGATGGCCGACGTGGAGGAGGACGGCGCCTGA
- a CDS encoding PIG-L family deacetylase, whose protein sequence is MTTLDDTGGFGAGGTLAPLPEDWERCLAVAAHPDDIEYGTASAVARWTAQGKRVTYLLATRGEAGIDGLHPDRAAPLREAEERAGAREVGVDTVEFLDHRDGMIEEGPLLRRDIVRIIRRHRPEVVVTGAYTVRMVAGVVNQADHRVVGLAALDAARDAGNRWIFPELADEGLEPWGGVRFVAVAGTDRPTHGVDVSGEPLERGIASLSAHAEYTKGLGTGAFEPRPFLTWAARQGGPALGVEAAVLFDVHQLAFEGPPPWEQ, encoded by the coding sequence ATGACGACTCTCGACGACACGGGCGGCTTCGGAGCGGGCGGCACCCTGGCCCCGCTGCCGGAGGACTGGGAGCGCTGCCTCGCTGTGGCGGCGCACCCGGACGACATCGAGTACGGGACGGCGTCCGCGGTGGCCCGCTGGACAGCGCAGGGCAAGCGGGTCACGTATCTGCTGGCCACCCGCGGCGAGGCGGGCATCGACGGGCTGCACCCGGACCGGGCGGCCCCCCTGCGCGAGGCCGAGGAGCGGGCGGGCGCGCGTGAAGTGGGCGTGGACACCGTGGAGTTCCTCGACCACCGCGACGGGATGATCGAGGAGGGCCCGCTCCTGCGCCGCGACATCGTGCGGATCATCCGCCGGCACCGGCCCGAGGTCGTGGTGACGGGGGCGTACACCGTGCGGATGGTCGCCGGGGTGGTCAACCAGGCCGACCACCGCGTGGTGGGCCTGGCCGCGCTCGACGCGGCACGCGACGCCGGCAACCGGTGGATCTTCCCGGAACTCGCCGACGAGGGCCTCGAGCCCTGGGGCGGCGTCCGCTTCGTGGCCGTCGCCGGCACCGACCGCCCCACCCACGGCGTGGACGTCTCCGGCGAACCCCTGGAGCGGGGCATCGCCTCCCTGTCGGCGCACGCCGAGTACACCAAGGGCCTGGGGACCGGAGCCTTCGAGCCGCGCCCCTTCCTGACCTGGGCGGCCCGGCAGGGCGGACCCGCCCTCGGCGTCGAGGCGGCGGTCCTCTTCGACGTCCACCAGCTCGCCTTCGAGGGACCACCGCCCTGGGAGCAGTGA
- a CDS encoding amidohydrolase family protein — protein sequence MNDRTVLHVKGRILAGPEDVRDELWVVDGRISYDRPVAARDIRTVSGWALPGLVDAHCHVGLGPHGPVDQDVAEKQALADREAGTLLIRDAGSPSDTRWVDDREDLPKIIRAGRHIARTRRYIRDYAWEIEPADLVAYVAQEARRGDGWVKLVGDWIDREVGDLAPNWPRDAIEAAIAEAHRLGARVTAHCFAENSLKDLVESGIDCVEHATGLTEDLIPLFVSRGVAIVPTLVNIATFPKLADGGESRFPRWSAHMRRLHERRYDTVRNAYDAGIPVYVGTDAGGTLPHGLVAAEVAELVTAGIPPLQALSATAWGARKWLGRPGLEEGAAADLVVYERDPRTDVRVLANPLRIVLNGRVVQ from the coding sequence ATGAACGATCGCACGGTGCTGCACGTGAAGGGCCGGATCCTGGCCGGCCCCGAGGACGTCCGGGACGAGCTGTGGGTGGTCGACGGGCGGATCTCCTACGACCGCCCCGTCGCCGCCCGTGACATCCGCACGGTGTCGGGCTGGGCGCTGCCCGGTCTGGTGGACGCGCACTGCCATGTGGGTCTGGGCCCGCACGGCCCGGTCGACCAGGACGTGGCCGAGAAGCAGGCCCTGGCCGACCGGGAGGCCGGCACCCTGCTGATCCGCGACGCCGGGTCACCCTCCGACACGCGGTGGGTGGACGACCGCGAGGACCTGCCGAAGATCATCAGGGCCGGTCGGCACATCGCCCGCACCCGCCGCTACATCCGCGACTACGCCTGGGAGATCGAGCCCGCGGACCTCGTCGCGTACGTCGCGCAGGAGGCCCGGCGGGGTGACGGCTGGGTCAAGCTGGTCGGCGACTGGATCGACCGCGAGGTGGGCGACCTGGCCCCCAACTGGCCCCGGGACGCCATCGAGGCGGCGATCGCGGAGGCCCACCGCCTGGGCGCCCGGGTCACCGCGCACTGCTTCGCCGAGAACTCCCTGAAGGACCTGGTCGAGTCCGGCATCGACTGCGTCGAACACGCGACGGGCCTCACGGAGGACCTGATCCCGCTGTTCGTCTCCCGGGGCGTCGCGATCGTGCCGACCCTGGTCAACATCGCGACCTTCCCGAAGCTCGCGGACGGCGGCGAGTCCAGGTTCCCCCGCTGGTCCGCCCATATGCGCCGGCTCCACGAACGCCGCTACGACACCGTACGGAACGCCTACGACGCCGGCATCCCGGTCTACGTCGGCACGGACGCGGGCGGCACCCTCCCGCACGGCCTGGTCGCGGCGGAGGTCGCGGAACTGGTGACGGCCGGCATCCCCCCGCTTCAGGCCCTGTCGGCGACGGCATGGGGTGCCCGGAAGTGGCTGGGACGCCCCGGCCTTGAAGAGGGCGCCGCCGCGGACCTGGTGGTGTACGAACGGGACCCGCGCACGGACGTACGCGTCCTGGCGAACCCGCTCCGGATCGTGCTGAACGGCCGGGTGGTGCAGTAG
- a CDS encoding ABC transporter permease subunit, translating into MLPGLAYFLLFHYGALVGNVIAFKEYVPFDGLWGSPWTGLGNFRRMFEDTAFWDSVLNTVWIAVLQLVFYFPVPLGLALLLHSLTRSSVRRFVQSVAYLPHFISWVIVVALFQQLLGDTGLLNSGLDGMGLHTVDIIGNPDAFKPLVVAQVIWKDAGWGTIIFLAALAQVDEQQYEAAAIDGAGPWRRFWHVTLPAIRPVIVLLLIMRLGDILSVGFEQMLLQRDAVGPEASEIIDTFVYYQGIVGGDYGFAAAAGLFKGVVGALLVYAANKVAHRLGEQGVYK; encoded by the coding sequence ATGCTGCCCGGCCTCGCCTACTTCCTGCTCTTCCACTACGGCGCGCTGGTCGGCAACGTCATCGCGTTCAAGGAGTACGTCCCCTTCGACGGCCTGTGGGGCAGCCCCTGGACCGGACTCGGCAACTTCCGGCGGATGTTCGAGGACACCGCGTTCTGGGACTCGGTGCTCAACACCGTCTGGATCGCCGTCCTCCAACTCGTCTTCTACTTCCCGGTCCCGCTCGGCCTCGCCCTGCTGCTGCACAGCCTCACCCGGAGCAGCGTCCGCCGGTTCGTGCAGTCGGTCGCCTATCTCCCGCACTTCATCTCATGGGTGATCGTCGTCGCCCTCTTCCAGCAGCTGCTCGGCGACACCGGACTGCTCAACTCCGGCCTGGACGGCATGGGGTTGCACACCGTCGACATCATCGGCAACCCCGACGCCTTCAAGCCGCTCGTCGTCGCCCAGGTCATCTGGAAGGACGCCGGGTGGGGCACGATCATCTTCCTCGCCGCCCTCGCCCAGGTCGACGAGCAGCAGTACGAGGCCGCCGCGATCGACGGAGCGGGCCCCTGGCGGCGCTTCTGGCACGTCACCCTGCCCGCCATCCGCCCGGTGATCGTGCTGCTGCTGATCATGCGGCTCGGCGACATCCTCTCGGTCGGTTTCGAGCAGATGCTGCTCCAGCGCGACGCGGTGGGCCCCGAGGCCTCCGAGATCATCGACACCTTCGTCTACTACCAGGGCATCGTCGGCGGCGACTACGGATTCGCCGCCGCCGCGGGCCTGTTCAAGGGCGTCGTCGGCGCCCTTCTCGTCTACGCCGCCAACAAGGTCGCCCACCGCCTCGGCGAACAGGGGGTCTACAAGTGA
- a CDS encoding carbohydrate ABC transporter permease, giving the protein MSAQARPGWMEKPKPVTQAAKAVALVAVVLLVCVPFLVIVSTSLASTEEVVDNGGWVLWPTEPSLKAYRDILDGGIVTHALGVSVGVTVVGTLLSLLCTVTLAYALARPGVFGGRPVLLLVLFTFLFPPGMIPSFLLVKELGLLDSYASLVLPVLVNVFNLVVLRGFFQGIPDELYEAARLDGAGDLRVLVSVVLPLSKAALAVVGLFYAVAYWNSWFYASLYLESDHWPLQQVLRTYVVAGSGLTDATTGEGTVTAPQTVQMAVLVIATVPILLIYPFLQKYFTKGVLTGAIKS; this is encoded by the coding sequence GTGAGTGCCCAGGCCCGTCCGGGATGGATGGAGAAACCGAAGCCGGTCACGCAGGCCGCGAAGGCGGTGGCCCTGGTTGCCGTCGTGCTGCTGGTCTGTGTGCCGTTCCTCGTCATCGTGTCGACCTCGCTCGCCTCCACCGAGGAGGTCGTCGACAACGGGGGCTGGGTGCTGTGGCCCACCGAACCCTCGCTCAAGGCCTATCGCGACATCCTCGACGGCGGCATCGTCACCCACGCACTGGGCGTCAGCGTCGGCGTCACGGTCGTGGGGACCCTGCTGAGCCTCCTGTGCACGGTCACCCTCGCCTACGCCCTCGCCCGCCCCGGGGTCTTCGGCGGCCGGCCGGTACTCCTCCTGGTCCTGTTCACCTTCCTCTTCCCGCCCGGCATGATCCCGAGCTTCCTGCTGGTCAAGGAGCTCGGCCTGCTGGACAGTTACGCCTCGCTGGTCCTGCCCGTCCTGGTCAACGTCTTCAACCTGGTCGTCCTGCGCGGGTTCTTCCAGGGCATCCCCGACGAGCTCTACGAGGCCGCGCGCCTCGACGGGGCGGGGGACCTGCGGGTGCTGGTCTCCGTCGTACTGCCACTGTCCAAGGCCGCGTTGGCCGTCGTGGGGCTCTTCTACGCGGTGGCCTACTGGAACTCCTGGTTCTACGCCTCCCTCTACCTGGAGAGCGACCACTGGCCCCTCCAACAGGTGCTGCGCACCTACGTGGTGGCCGGATCCGGGCTCACCGACGCCACCACCGGCGAGGGCACCGTCACCGCCCCGCAGACCGTGCAGATGGCGGTCCTCGTGATCGCCACCGTGCCGATCCTTCTGATCTACCCCTTCCTCCAGAAGTACTTCACCAAGGGCGTGCTCACCGGCGCCATCAAGAGCTGA
- a CDS encoding extracellular solute-binding protein, with the protein MPSLSRRTLLLSAAAASVSGALTACSTGSGDSDVSNAGKKLAPWPAYKAASGPKPDLAPTEAGVQAGYTAYPADLVRSVSRTPGDGSTVKVMSVSFGTPPKPASANRFWAAVEKALGVKIEYTIVSQADYQKKMATVMAGDPDTLPDIINLFSGFVLPREAEFVQRRAEDLTPYLSGEAVTAYPNLAGIPTHAWQDMGRVGGRIYGIPLERPLPGSTLWLNQGMFTDAGMKEGWTSEDFAAVAQRATSGRTYALGAANGSLFGNAVHAAAHHAPNEWAVTKDGTFQHCAADERYKAAIAYQARLRKSGSYYPDSTSVSQIDLTTLYYNGTVGSMQDGFGAYLPKYRESQGKLTPAAALPYSVDGKPGGIVAARRSFGYTVLKKAKKERVELLLRILDYLAAPFGSQEWELVHYGVEGTHFTRGKDGSPEPTELGEVENNTNLPLKYLAEGPQVLFVPGMPDAVRALHSWQQKVVPYAIRNASNGLQSRTKNAQGTTLKALLDDAVTGIVAGRLPLSEWDAVVKKWRAQGGDRMAGEFAKDYAANT; encoded by the coding sequence ATGCCCAGCCTGTCCCGACGCACCCTGCTGCTGTCCGCGGCGGCGGCCTCCGTCTCCGGTGCGCTGACCGCCTGCTCCACCGGCTCCGGCGACAGCGATGTCTCCAACGCGGGCAAGAAGCTGGCCCCCTGGCCCGCGTACAAGGCCGCGAGCGGGCCCAAGCCGGACCTCGCCCCCACCGAGGCGGGCGTCCAGGCCGGATACACCGCCTACCCCGCCGACCTCGTCAGGTCCGTGTCCCGTACGCCCGGCGACGGCTCGACCGTCAAGGTCATGTCGGTGTCCTTCGGCACCCCGCCCAAGCCGGCCTCCGCGAACCGGTTCTGGGCGGCCGTCGAGAAGGCGCTGGGCGTGAAGATCGAGTACACGATCGTCTCCCAGGCCGACTACCAGAAGAAGATGGCCACCGTCATGGCGGGCGACCCCGACACCCTGCCCGACATCATCAACCTGTTCTCCGGCTTCGTCCTGCCCCGCGAGGCGGAGTTCGTACAGCGACGGGCCGAGGACCTCACGCCGTACCTCTCCGGCGAGGCGGTCACCGCATACCCGAACCTCGCCGGGATCCCCACCCACGCCTGGCAGGACATGGGCCGCGTCGGCGGCCGCATCTACGGCATCCCGCTCGAACGCCCGCTGCCCGGCTCCACCCTCTGGCTCAACCAGGGCATGTTCACCGACGCCGGCATGAAGGAGGGCTGGACCTCCGAGGACTTCGCCGCCGTCGCCCAGCGGGCCACCAGCGGCCGCACCTACGCCCTCGGGGCCGCCAACGGCTCCCTGTTCGGCAACGCCGTGCACGCCGCCGCCCACCACGCGCCCAACGAGTGGGCCGTCACCAAGGACGGCACCTTCCAGCACTGTGCCGCGGACGAACGCTACAAGGCGGCCATCGCCTACCAGGCCAGGCTCCGCAAGAGCGGCTCCTACTACCCGGACTCGACGTCCGTCTCCCAGATCGACCTCACCACGCTCTACTACAACGGCACCGTCGGCTCCATGCAGGACGGCTTCGGCGCCTACCTCCCCAAGTACCGTGAGTCCCAGGGCAAGCTGACCCCGGCCGCGGCCCTCCCGTACAGCGTGGACGGCAAGCCCGGCGGAATCGTCGCCGCCCGCCGCTCCTTCGGCTACACCGTCCTGAAGAAGGCCAAGAAGGAGCGCGTCGAGCTCCTCCTGCGCATCCTCGACTACCTCGCCGCCCCCTTCGGCAGCCAGGAGTGGGAGCTCGTCCACTACGGCGTCGAGGGCACCCACTTCACCCGCGGCAAGGACGGCTCCCCCGAGCCCACCGAGCTCGGCGAGGTCGAGAACAACACCAACCTGCCGCTGAAGTACCTCGCCGAAGGCCCGCAGGTGCTGTTCGTGCCGGGCATGCCGGATGCCGTACGGGCCCTGCACTCCTGGCAGCAGAAGGTCGTGCCGTACGCCATCCGCAACGCCTCCAACGGCCTGCAGTCCCGCACCAAGAACGCCCAGGGCACCACGCTCAAGGCGCTGCTCGACGACGCCGTCACCGGGATCGTGGCCGGGCGGCTGCCGCTGTCGGAGTGGGACGCGGTGGTCAAGAAGTGGCGTGCCCAGGGCGGCGACAGAATGGCCGGGGAGTTCGCGAAGGACTACGCGGCCAATACGTGA